In Canis lupus dingo isolate Sandy chromosome 1, ASM325472v2, whole genome shotgun sequence, a single genomic region encodes these proteins:
- the SLC35D3 gene encoding solute carrier family 35 member D3 has protein sequence MRQLCRGRVLGISVAIAHGVFSGSLNILLKFLISRYQFSFLTLVQCLTSSTAALSLELLRRLGLIAVPPFGLSLARSFAGVAVLSTLQSSLTLWSLRGLSLPMYVVFKRCLPLVTMLIGVLVLKNGAPSPGVLAAVLITTCGAALAGAGDLTGDPIGYVAGVLAVLVHAAYLVLIQKASADTEHGPLTAQYVIAVSATPLLVVFSFASTDSVRAWAFPGWRDPAMVCIFVACILIGCAMNFTTLHCTYINSAVTTSFVGVVKSIATITVGMVAFSDVEPTSLFIAGVVVNTLGSIIYCVAKFLETRKQSNYEDLETQPRGEEAQPGGDQRPFVMEELPAEDGDGGGSQGGKGAGGFTPKSGQEARGSPRGGPRAARSSQVTDGPQEVSKRSLKDAYLEVWRLVRGTKYVKKDYLIDNEELPSP, from the exons ATGCGGCAGCTGTGCCGGGGCCGCGTGCTGGGCATCTCCGTGGCTATCGCGCACGGGGTCTTCTCGGGCTCCCTCAACATCCTCCTCAAGTTCCTCATCAGCCGCTACCAGTTCTCCTTCCTGACCCTGGTGCAGTGCCTGACCAGCTCCACGGCGGCGCTGAGCCTGGAGCTGCTGCGGCGCCTGGGGCTCATCGCCGTGCCCCCCTTCGGCCTGAGCCTGGCGCGCTCCTTCGCGGGGGTCGCAGTGCTCTCCACGCTGCAGTCCAGCCTCACGCTCTGGTCCCTGCGCGGCCTCAGCCTGCCCATGTACGTGGTCTTCAAGCGCTGCCTGCCCCTGGTCACCATGCTCATCGGCGTTCTGGTGCTCAAGAACGGCGCGCCCTCGCCCGGGGTGCTGGCGGCCGTGCTCATCACCACCTGCGGCGCCGCCCTGGCAG GAGCCGGCGACCTGACCGGCGACCCCATCGGGTACGTGGCGGGCGTGCTGGCCGTCCTGGTGCACGCCGCCTACCTGGTGCTCATCCAGAAGGCCAGCGCCGACACGGAGCACGGGCCGCTCACCGCGCAGTACGTCATCGCCGTGTCGGCCACCCCGCTGCTGGTCGTCTTCTCCTTCGCCAGCACCGACTCTGTCCGCGCCTGGGCCTTCCCGGGCTGGAGGGACCCGGCCATGGTCTGCATCTTCGTGGCCTGCATCTTGATCGGCTGCGCCATGAACTTCACCACCCTGCACTGCACCTACATCAACTCGGCCGTGACCACCAGCTTCGTGGGCGTGGTGAAGAGCATCGCCACCATCACGGTGGGCATGGTGGCCTTCAGCGACGTGGAGCCCACCTCTCTGTTCATTGCCGGCGTGGTGGTGAACACCCTGGGCTCCATCATTTACTGCGTGGCCAAATTCTTGGAGACCAGAAAGCAAAGCAACTACGAGGACCTAGAGACGCAGCCCCGGGGGGAGGAGGCGCAGCCAGGTGGAGATCAGCGGCCCTTCGTCATGGAGGAGCTGCCCGCGGAGGATGGAGACGGCGGCGGGTCACAAGGTGGCAAGGGAGCAGGTGGCTTCACTCCCAAGAGTGGGCAGGAGGCAAGGGGCAGCCCCAGAGGAGGCCCGCGGGCGGCTAGGAGTTCGCAGGTCACGGACGGCCCCCAGGAAGTGAGCAAGAGGTCACTGAAGGATGCTTACCTCGAAGTGTGGAGACTGGTTAGGGGAACCAAGTACGTGAAGAAAGATTATTTGATAGATAACGAGGAGTTACCCAGTCCCTGA